The following nucleotide sequence is from Oryzias melastigma strain HK-1 unplaced genomic scaffold, ASM292280v2 sc00549, whole genome shotgun sequence.
TAAAATGACAAACTcacttaaaacataaaattatgaaaaatcaTGACTGCCTACGATTTAATCCTCCTCATCAAATGGAGGCTTAAGAAATGGGGTAGAGAATTAGCATTCACCCCAGAGTCCTGTCACATTTACATTCACAGAGGATCTTTTAGTTTAACTTCACCAGCTAACAGAAATACTGCAGGTAAAATGTTCAGATCCcctgatatttattttaaaaagaaagtctgTTTGTTCTAAACTCATCTGAtttaaaattactaaaatataaaatatcatTATTAAATCAGAAAATCATTCAATTGGAGAATATTTCCCTTTTAGCCGAGGTGAATAGGAGGTGAGGACTATCTGACGGTCAGGAGAAGACCTCTTTACAGCAGGGtcatcaaactcaatcgtacaaggggccaaaatcaaaaacacgctttaggtcacggaccgaacaggaaaaacatttattgaacactctaaaactacatttttaaaactttaaaacgtaactttttaacataattaagaactagatatataacattacctgctataatgctagtgtgaatgctgtaagatgaatttggtcgctgaagatgttgaaattgacaGCTACATATAGTGAAGTtgttagctgaaatcactgaagttaatagctgaaaatgctgaagctgataaccagctaaaatattagctaaatgccaaataagccaaaaaaaaacttaaacaaaaaaataaagaaaacgtagtttaaataaatgccaaaatcgaaaaagcttgcagaatgccaattcttaaaactttaaaacagtaacttttaaacatgattataaataataaactgGCAGGAATATGAGAGCAAATTTAAAGTCGGTCctttaataataaagaaataaaatgatctggagggccggatccggcccccgggctttGACTCTGACACGTGTGCCTTAGAGGATCACATGATCTTTTAGCAGAGAAAATATACATTCTACTACCTTTACATACATTCTTTAACATAGAAAGTTTGAATCGTCTTTTCTTGTGTCTCTCCAACACACTCTCAGtgaaatgcgtacatattccacgactttgcactctgaaatactgtgtataatatacgccaaacacgctttttgcgtgcatatgatatgCAATGGTAGTGAATGgattgcgccggcgtacaatatacacgactttaggtttcgttttgatcacgtggtcagaaatcctccggctcttttctaaatgacgttgttcctggttaaggttaggattacggttatggttagggttagaaaagcaaattgttcgtttgcggggctgtctgtgatgctcacgcctccaccaggggacgtgtcaaacgtggaaaacacattttaacacgtttaggaccgcgcgtattatatgcacgcaaaaaccggtttggagtatattatacacggtatttcccaaatcgtggcatatgtacgcattttactgagactgagCTGGTCTCTCAAACTCCTTCTGGAGATTCTGCCCCACAATAGAACACAACGCCCCCCGTGGGCAAATACCTGAAACTACATCCAAAGAAGAAaccttttctgttaaaaaaatttaaatgtattcatacatattcaataaaaataaatatttactaaagatttgattatttcattttttttattatttctactGAGTTTTGGCTTTACATGTTAAAGTAGACTCAgttttgcacacatttttttaacctaaaggAACTTCCTGAGCTTTTCAAgctttttagtttgatttaaagtagggctgggcgatatgacgataaaaaaccgtcgtacgatctccaaagctgacgataggtcatttttaagatatcgttatatcgcgatattctacgaaaagctgcaagagcgagaaggcaaaagcttgttgacagctgtgactttaaatccgagctgctgctgctccccctcctcctcctcctccacggtgtgtttttcctgtttggaagtcacgtgacatacgaCGGGACAGAGTCGCGTGCGCCGTCATTATGGATGGAGTCCTCCCGAGTAATGAATGACagaggtccgaaaaagtaacaaaaggagacgcagtctTGCattcgacttcaaaaaccttgacaacacaTCACAGGACANNNNNNNNNNNNNNNNNNNNNNNNNNNNNNNNNNNNNNNNNNNNNNNNNNNNNNNNNNNNNNNNNNNNNNNNNNNNNNNNNNNNNNNNNNNNNNNNNNNNNNNNNNNNNNNNNNNNNNNNNNNNNNNNNNNNNNNNNNNNNNNNNNNNNNNNNNNNNNNNNNNNNNNNNNNNNNNNNNNNNNNNNNNNNNNNNNNNNNNNNNNNNNNNNNNNNNNNNNNNNNNNNNNNNNNNNNNNNNNNNNNNNNNNNNNNNNNNNNNNNNNNNNNNNNNNNNNNNNNNNNNNNNNNNNNNNNNNNNNNNNNNNNNNNNNNNNNNNNNNNNNNNNNNNNNNNNNNNNNNNNNNNNNNNNNNNNNNNNNNNNNNNNNNNNNNNNNNNNNNNNNNNNNNNNNNNNNNNNNNNNNNNNNNNNNNNNNNNNNNNNNNNNNNNNNNNNNNNNNNNNNNNNNNNNNNNNNNNNNNNNNNNNNNNNNNNNNNNNNNNNNNNNNNNNNNNNNNNNNNNNNNNNNNNNNNNNNNNNNNNNNNNNNNNNNNNNNNNNNNNNNNNNNNNNNNNNNNNNNNNNNNNNNNNNNNNNNNNNNNNNNNNNNNNNNNNNNNNNNNNNNNNNNNNNNNNNNNNNNNNNNNNNNNNNNNNNNNNNNNNNNNNNNNNNNNNNNNNNNNNNNNNNNNNNNNNNNNNNNNNNNNNNNNNNNNNNNNNNNNNNNNNNNNNNNNNNNNNNNNNNNNNNNNNNNNNNNNNNNNNNNNNNNNNNNNNNNNNNNNNNNNNNNNNNNNNNNNNNNNNNNNNNNNNNNNNNNNNNNNNNNNNNNNNNNNNNNNNNNNNNNNNNNNNNNNNNNNNNNNNNNNNNNNNNNNNNNNNNNNNNNNNNNNNNNNNNNNNNNNNNNNNNNNNNNNNNNNNNNNNNNNNNNNNNNNNNNNNNNNNNNNNNNNNNNNNNNNNNNNNNNNNNNNNNNNNNNNNNNNNNNNNNNNNNNNNNNNNNNNNNNNNNNNNNNNNNNNNNNNNNNNNNNNNNNNNNNNNNNNNNNNNNNNNNNNNNNNNNNNNNNNNNNNNNNNNNNNNNNNNNNNNNNNNNNNNNNNNNNNNNNNNNNNNNNNNNNNNNNNNNNNNNNNNNNNNNNNNNNNNNNNNNNNNNNNNNNNNNNNNNNNNNNNNNNNNNNNNNNNNNNNNNNNNNNNNNNNNNNNNNNNNNNNNNNNNNNNNNNNNNNNNNNNNNNNNNNNNNNNNNNNNNNNNNNNNNNNNNNNNNNNNNNNNNNNNNNNNNNNNNNNNNNNNNNNNNNNNNNNNNNNNNNNNNNNNNNNNNNNNNNNNNNNNNNNNNNNNNNNNNNNNNNNNNNNNNNNNNNNNNNNNNNNNNNNNNNNNNNNNNNNNNNNNNNNNNNNNNNNNNNNNNNNNNNNNNNNNNNNNNNNNNNNNNNNNNNNNNNNNNNNNNNNNNNNNNNNNNNNNNNNNNNNNNNNNNNNNNNNNNNNNNNNNNNNNNNNNNNNNNNNNNNNNNNNNNNNNNNNNNNNNNNNNNNNNNNNNNNNNNNNNNNNNNNNNNNNNNNNNNNNNNNNNNNNNNNNNNNNNNNNNNNNNNNNNNNNNNNNNNNNNNNNNNNNNNNNNNNNNNNNNNNNNNNNNNNNNNNNNNNNNNNNNNNNNNNNNNNNNNNNNNNNNNNNNNNNNNNNNNNNNNNNNNNNNNNNNNNNNNNNNNNNNNNNNNNNNNNNNNNNNNNNNNNNNNNNNNNNNNNNNNNNNNNNNNNNNNNNNNNNNNNNNNNNNNNNNNNNNNNNNNNNNNNNNNNNNNNNNNNNNNNNNNNNNNNNNNNNNNNNNNNNNNNNNNNNNNNNNNNNNNNNNNNNNNNNNNNNNNNNNNNNNNNNNNNNNNNNNNNNNNNNNNNNNNNNNNNNNNNNNNNNNNNNNNNNNNNNNNNNNNNNNNNNNNNNNNNNNNNNNNNNNNNNNNNNNNNNNNNNNNNNNNNNNNNNNNNNNNNNNNNNNNNNNNNNNNNNNNNNNNNNNNNNNNNNNNNNNNNNNNNNNNNNNNNNNNNNNNNNNNNNNNNNNNNNNNNNNNNNNNNNNNNNNNNNNNNNNNNNNNNNNNNNNNNNNNNNNNNNNNNNNNNNNNNNNNNNNNNNNNNNNNNNNNNNNNNNNNNNNNNNNNNNNNNNNNNNNNNNNNNNNNNNNNNNNNNNNNNNNNNNNNNNNNNNNNNNNNNNNNNNNNNNNNNNNNNNNNNNNNNNNNNNNNNNNNNNNNNNNNNNNNNNNNNNNNNNNNNNNNNNNNNNNNNNNNNNNNNNNNNNNNNNNNNNNNNNNNNNNNNNNNNNNNNNNNNNNNNNNNNNNNNNNNNNNNNNNNNNNNNNNNNNNNNNNNNNNNNNNNNNNNNNNNNNNNNNNNNNNNNNNNNNNNNNNNNNNNNNNNNNNNNNNNNNNNNNNNNNNNNNNNNNNNNNNNNNNNNNNNNNNNNNNNNNNNNNNNNNNNNNNNNNNNNNNNNNNNNNNNNNNNNNNNNNNNNNNNNNNNNNNNNNNNNNNNNNNNNNNNNNNNNNNNNNNNNNNNNNNNNNNNNNNNNNNNNNNNNNNNNNNNNNNNNNNNNNNNNNNNNNNNNNNNNNNNNNNNNNNNNNNNNNNNNNNNNNNNNNNNNNNNNNNNNNNNNNNNNNNNNNNNNNNNNNNNNNNNNNNNNNNNNNNNNNNNNNNNNNNNNNNNNNNNNNNNNNNNNNNNNNNNNNNNNNNNNNNNNNNNNNNNNNNNNNNNNNNNNNNNNNNNNNNNNNNNNNNNNNNNNNNNNNNNNNNNNNNNNNNNNNNNNNNNNNNNNNNNNNNNNNNNNNNNNNNNNNNNNNNNNNNNNNNNNNNNNNNNNNNNNNNNNNNNNNNNNNNNNNNNNNNNNNNNNNNNNNNNNNNNNNNNNNNNNNNNNNNNNNNNNNNNNNNNNNNNNNNNNNNNNNNNNNNNNNNNNNNNNNNNNNNNNNNNNNNNNNNNNNNNNNNNNNNNNNNNNNNNNNNNNNNNNNNNNNNNNNNNNNNNNNNNNNNNNNNNNNNNNNNNNNNNNNNNNNNNNNNNNNNNNNNNNNNNNNNNNNNNNNNNNNNNNNNNNNNNNNNNNNNNNNNNNNNNNNNNNNNNNNNNNNNNNNNNNNNNNNNNNNNNNNNNNNNNNNNNNNNNNNNNNNNNNNNNNNNNNNNNNNNNNNNNNNNNNNNNNNNNNNNNNNNNNNNNNNNNNNNNNNNNNNNNNNNNNNNNNNNNNNNNNNNNNNNNNNNNNNNNNNNNNNNNNNNNNNNNNNNNNNNNNNNNNNNNNNNNNNNNNNNNNNNNNNNNNNNNNNNNNNNNNNNNNNNNNNNNNNNNNNNNNNNNNNNNNNNNNNNNNNNNNNNNNNNNNNNNNNNNNNNNNNNNNNNNNNNNNNNNNNNNNNNNNNNNNNNNNNNNNNNNNNNNNNNNNNNNNNNNNNNNNNNNNNNNNNNNNNNNNNNNNNNNNNNNNNNNNNNNNNNNNNNNNNNNNNNNNNNNNNNNNNNNNNNNNNNNNNNNNNNNNNNNNNNNNNNNNNNNNNNNNNNNNNNNNNNNNNNNNNNNNNNNNNNNNNNNNNNNNNNNNNNNNNNNNNNNNNNNNNNNNNNNNNNNNNNNNNNNNNNNNNNNNNNNNNNNNNNNNNNNNNNNNNNNNNNNNNNNNNNNNNNNNNNNNNNNNNNNNNNNNNNNNNNNNNNNNNNNNNNNNNNNNNNNNNNNNNNNNNNNNNNNNNNNNNNNNNNNNNNNNNNNNNNNNNNNNNNNNNNNNNNNNNNNNNNNNNNNNNNNNNNNNNNNNNNNNNNNNNNNNNNNNNNNNNNNNNNNNNNNNNNNNNNNNNNNNNNNNNNNNNNNNNNNNNNNNNNNNNNNNNNNNNNNNNNNNNNNNNNNNNNNNNNNNNNNNNNNNNNNNNNNNNNNNNNNNNNNNNNNNNNNNNNNNNNNNNNNNNNNNNNNNNNNNNNNNNNNNNNNNNNNNNNNNNNNNNNNNNNNNNNNNNNNNNNNNNNNNNNNNNNNNNNNNNNNNNNNNNNNNNNNNNNNNNNNNNNNNNNNNNNNNNNNNNNNNNNNNNNNNNNNNNNNNNNNNNNNNNNNNNNNNNNNNNNNNNNNNNNNNNNNNNNNNNNNNNNNNNNNNNNNNNNNNNNNNNNNNNNNNNNNNNNNNNNNNNNNNNNNNNNNNNNNNNNNNNNNNNNNNNNNNNNNNNNNNNNNNNNNNNNNNNNNNNNNNNNNNNNNNNNNNNNNNNNNNNNNNNNNNNNNNNNNNNNNNNNNNNNNNNNNNNNNNNNNNNNNNNNNNNNNNNNNNNNNNNNNNNNNNNNNNNNNNNNNNNNNNNNNNNNNNNNNNNNNNNNNNNNNNNNNNNNNNNNNNNNNNNNNNNNNNNNNNNNNNNNNNNNNNNNNNNNNNNNNNNNNNNNNNNNNNNNNNNNNNNNNNNNNNNNNNNNNNNNNNNNNNNNNNNNNNNNNNNNNNNNNNNNNNNNNNNNNNNNNNNNNNNNNNNNNNNNNNNNNNNNNNNNNNNNNNNNNNNNNNNNNNNNNNNNNNNNNNNNNNNNNNNNNNNNNNNNNNNNNNNNNNNNNNNNNNNNNNAATACATTCTTTACTCAATTAGCTATAAGTTTTTGTCTTGGCCAGTGATAAAGAACAATCTTATTTCCAGAAAAACACTCCAATAAAGCAGAGCTTGAACAAACCCATTCAATAGATTCTTCTTGGCGTGTTTCAGTTTCctcccaaacacacaaaactgctGAGCACAGGAAAGCCAATTTAAACTCCAACCCTCTGGATCTCAGATACATTTCCTATAGTACCACCTGAGTTTTGGATCAAATTCCAGCATGAATTAAGTACTATACAGTTTAGAGAAGACAAGGCACAGTGCTGGATTCAGTCACTCAAAGGCTTGGACATTGCTGCGCCACCATATTATCGTGGACAAATAAATAAGAACTATTTCTAGaaatagtttgaaaataaaaacatggcaAAAACACACGGGAAAGAGACTCATCGGTTGTTTTGGACTCAATTGGCTGGATGGATAAGGGcatggcattaaaaaaaaaatgtttgagtcaGTTCATTCATTTTGCAAAACTGAAAACCAAGTAATCAATGTGAAGTTTAAAAAGAGAATTATCTTACAGTTTTAATACACTGACAGAGGCAGCTCAGTCTTGAGTTCTGCTTGCTCCTTTGCTGCATGGTGGGAGCTCAGCACTGGACTAAACACTTTCTCAGATTTTGTTTGCATACAATGTCTCCTCATCGCTTTCACTCTCATCCTGAAACTCATTGGCGAGCAGAGACTTCTTGGAGCCCATGGAGGCGAGCCGTATCTCGTCGTCGTAGTCTTCGCGGTGCTGTCGCAGCCGATGGAAGCCGTCCTTCTGACGACTGGACTTGGCTGCGCACACGCACCAGATGATGAAGGCCGTCACCACCAATGCAGTCATGGAGGCTGCTGCAGAAagagacaaaacacaagaacGTCTGCATTAATACACAACATTTACAGCCAAGTAGGACAAAGAGTAAACAGACACCCCAACACACTCCTCACAATGACTGATTaagattataaaacaaaattttaactCGGAACTATAATAGATTAAGAAGAAttaagatgaaaagaaaagattaaaaacaggaACATGTGGTTTTTGTGACAAGAAATTTAGCCTTAAACATGATGAAATTATTTaacttaaatcaattttataaataaaaaaaagaaaatggatgatTTACTACGAACAAGTGGAAAACTGACAtgcaaaaaagtataaaacaaaataatggacTTACCTGCACTGGCCACAACGAACTCCCTTTCCAAACCAAAGATGGTGTTGTCCACATCAAACTCAAAGACGATGAATCTGGCGGCCTCATAGGACGACACCACGGCCTAAAAGACAGTTCAGGTGCATTTTAGGCTTAAAACATTGATAATCTAGAATTCCTTGAACAAAAGTTAAGATTTCTCTGGATTTACAGGGAATTTAAGAACAAGAGTAGTAATGgttaacattttcaaatagttgaaaaataaaataaaatttggtgTNctctactgacctcagagtctgcagtttggagtttggactctccaccaGATCTTGGAGCTGCTCAACATCTGAAGAATGAAGGAAGTTCACTCTCAGGTCCAGTACTGTCAGATGGGACGGGTTGGACTTGAGAGCTGAAGTCAGAGcatcacagctgatctttgaaaaactgcagttcctcaacctgaatccagaagaaagagtttcatttaaagacaaagtttctgttttaaatccTTCAGTTCTACTAAACTAATCAACttcttttaaacttcttcctactccattcgAACTACACAATTGAGGTgtaatatcttttatttataatttatataaaattttgttttcttgttttgcttttttaccaTGTAATCTGTATGTTCGAAATAAAGGACTAACTAAAGAGTTCAGAGCTGAAGATCagaaagtttagaaaaagtCCAAAACTGTCAAACAGCAGCAGTTCAGAAGAGTAGAGAAGaaccagagaagaaaaacattcaggaacattcaggacaacatgcagctgcttcagtaaagaagtccagatgtgtgaaagtcaaacatGCTTCTTCTGCACTTGCTTTAAATGAGTCTGGTGTATTGGTGGAGTATTGGATGTTTAACATTACAAGTACCACAGAGCAGCCATTTGGCTTTTCTACCTATAAAACCCGCACGGCAGCCAGTTGGCTGTAAGGCTTTTAGCCATTATCCTTAATCAGGTGTGAAGTTGAGGCTTTTGTTATGTAAACAAGCTCCACCAAAGGTGTGGCCATGCTGAACCACTTcaacaaaacttgttttcatgttGCCATTTTAGggagagatcaacagacaagggtttctttattttgatggtattaaaaaaaaaaaggttattacacctacttgaaaataataataaaaagtggtAAAGTATATTCCGGCAATCATTTACAATCCTGGCAATGCCGGCATCTCCTTTCTGCATTTGCCACATGTGTATCTGTTGCAGTCAACACATTGCACAGTAGCATGATAATTCTTGCATCTATGTTTGACCTGATGGCTCTTCTTCCGGGACTAACTGGGGAAGGTTGTTGCAGAAGGAATTGTTCATTTTGTACTTTCTTTGCACACACATGACTGTTCTCTCTTGCAAGCTCAACCAGGAAGTCCACTGGTCTCTCCTGTCTCGATGCTTGATACAACACATGTGCATTTAGTGCTGGCATATCATTCATGTTACAGAACACAGCGACTGGCCAACGCTGATTTGAAAGCCAATTGtttcgttgtcaaggtttttgcagTTGATTGCAAATATTGCGCCACCTTTAGTGATTCTTTGCGTACTTGCTTGGACCTCCTCGGCTCTTTACTCGGGAAGAGTCCGTGCATTATGGCGGAAGTGTGTCATTCCCCATGTCAAGTGATGGTGGTCTAATGGTCCAGACCAATcgcaatcttacacgtcatcaagCCACAACCCCCCGAGCCGATCTAGCAGGCCGAGCATATGTGGTACGTACACAGGCCGTCCTCCAAACACTTTCAGAGacgcatatttatttatttttctcagtcCGGTTGATCAAGACCTACAGAGTGTGACTTTTTATCCcatccttctgcagtctgaactacaACAGGAAAGGATatactatttatttgtttattttttaaaggttttaattttattttttctgtgaagattacaaaaattaatcattaaaaactgggttatgtgtggctttctggaaaaaacgtgattttttACGTTTAAGCTgtgattgtttcacttttttgttggcCAATAAACCGActccccatcagagaagaaaacagttctgtggccctcacaagaaaaagttttctcTGCCAACGATCCTCAGTTTGTTGGCAAACCATCCTCCCCCACACAACAGAACAATCCCATCAGCAACCCCCCACCTCTCCCCTTCTAATTCCTCAGGTAATGACTGTATTTACacataaaatgatgcaaatgttAGCCAGGAGAGTAGCCAGTTAGCTCCCCCTTGCCAAAAGGAGGCCCAAAAAAAGCCTGGGACTTCAAGtgttaattgaaaatattaacctttcatttgagcagatattattctaaagCCCGGGCCCGGAcctaaaaacttgcatagcaatACGCGGTCACAGACATTCCAGACGCAGAAGCCAGGAAttctagtgtgtgtgtgtttgcatagacttttcattgcaaGTAGCTGCTTGAACACAAGTCAACACGGCCGGTGTGGAAACACAATAAGGCTCAACACTCCCCTACCTGCATCTGCTGCTTGTGAGCGTCTTTTTAGCAGTGCTGGCCTCATTTTCAGAGCAAAAAGAGCTGGAATAAGTTCCAAGAGCTTTGAGATCCAGCTTTTGTTAAAGCTGAACAAAAAACTGAGAAGTGAATCACATCCCAGTAAGCTCTGAACCTTAATACACATATCTTACTACTTAGGAGCTTTTCTTAAATCTGGagtgaagatgatgaagaagattaaacatttatagatcTTTGTGGAAAAAGAAAGATATATCCTGAAGGAAGCTGACATTAGaaatgaagaagatgaaaagaaacattcaaacatgagATCTTCTACCAGGGTAAATGGACTAAAGCTCAGAAGAAGAGAACAGCCTTCAGCATGAAGATAGTCAGCATGCAGCAGAACATCATGTCTGCAGTTTAGTGTCAGCACAACTTTCTCATCATATTGAACTGAACACAACTGGAACATGGAGTCtaacctcagagtctgcagtctgcagtctggactctccagaaaaccacacagatcaagaactcctgaatcctgcaggctCTCGTtccagctcaggtccagttctgtcagattggACGGGTTCTTCTTTAGAGCTGACGACAAACCtttacagctgatctctgataaactgcagctcatcaacctgaaatcagacagaaaagtgggTTAAGGAGCAGTGATGGCAGCTGGACTTCCAGGAATTTGTTCATATCAGTTGGTGGAACCCGCTCTGATGAGAGACTGATGGATTACAGTTTCAGTTACATTTTGGGCTGAAAGATCACGAAGATCTGTAAATG
It contains:
- the LOC112140894 gene encoding carboxypeptidase D-like; translated protein: MLTITTLVLKFPAVVSSYEAARFIVFEFDVDNTIFGLEREFVVASAAASMTALVVTAFIIWCVCAAKSSRQKDGFHRLRQHREDYDDEIRLASMGSKKSLLANEFQDESESDEETLYANKI